GCTTGGATTGCCTATCAAACGGCTTATTTGAAAGCGCATTATCCTGCTGAATATATGGCCGCGGTACTTTCAAATAATATGAACGATATCAAACAAGTTTCGTTCTTCATGGAAGAATGTAAACGTATGGGATTACAGGTTTTGGGTCCAGACGTAAATGAGTCGTACTATAAATTTACCGTAAACGATGAATATGCTGTCCGTTTTGGAATGGGAGCAATTAAAGGAGTGGGTTCTGGAGCTGTTGAAACCATTGTAGAAAATAGAAAAGACGGAAGATATAAATCAATTTTTGATTTAGCGAAGCGAATTGATTTGCGTGCAGCCAACAAAAAAGCGATTGAGAATTTAGCATTGGCAGGAGGTTTCGATTCATTTGAAGGAACAACCAGAGCGCAATATTTCCACGATGATGGAGATGGAATTACATTCTATGAAAAAGCGATGCGTTACGGATCGAAGTTTCAGGAAAATGAAAATTCATCGCAGGTAAGTTTGTTTGGAGAAGCCAGCGAAGTACAAATCGCAGAACCAGTTGTGCCGCCATGCGAAGACTGGAGTACAATGGAAAAGTTGGCGAAAGAAAAAGAAGTTGTCGGAATCTATATTTCAGGGCATCCGCTTGATGATTTTAGATTTGAAATGAAATATTTCTGTAATTCTCGTTTAGAATCGCTGAAAAGTATGAACGAATATGTTGGGAAAAACTTAATGTTTGCTGGAATTATTAATAACGTACAGCATCGTGTAGCCAAAAATGGAAAAGGCTGGGCGGCTTTCAACTTAGAAGGATATGATGAAAGTTACGAGTTTAAGATTTTTGGTGAAGAATATTTAAAATTTCGTCATTTCTTAATTCAGAACAATTTTGCTTTCTTGAAAATTATGATAAAAGACGGATGGGTCAATCACGATACAGGTAAAAAATCGGATCCTAGAATGCAGTTTGTGGAGATTCGTCAGCTGCAGGATATTTTAGAAGCTTTCGCTAAAAAATTAATCTTATTGTTGAATATTAAAGACCTTCATCCCGAGTTTATACATAAGTTGAGTCATTTATTTAATGAAAATAAAGGAGATAATTCTGTGACTTTTGAAATCATGGAATTAGAAAAGATCAAGAAACTGGTCGAAGTAGAAACTCCAGCTGATTTTGAAGCAGAAAACGCTGATTTCGAAGCAGAAAATGACAACGAAGATAGTGCTATGGAAGATACTAAAATTCAAGAGGTAAATGAAGTTGAAGAAATAAAAGTAGTAACCAAATTAACGATGCCAAGTCGCCGTTTGAAGGTCAAAATTTCAGCTGAATTATTGCAGGAATTGGAAAAAATGCAGATTAATTTTAAATTGAACTAAAAAATTAACAGTTAAATTTTAAACACATGTTAATTTTTTATGTTAAAAATATGCATGCATAATAGTTTTTTAGTAATATTGCCCGAAATTATAACGATTTCGTTCCAAGTCTAACTTTACAAATTGTAAGAATGTGTTTAATGTTCTAAGTTTGTATAAATCAATTAACTCAAAATTATGAAAAAGAACCTATTTTTATTAGGATTATTAGTTTGCTCAATGACTATGATGGCGCAAACAGAAAAAGCAGACAAACCAGAGAGCTGGTACTTTAAATTGGGTGGATCTTATTTCATTCAAACAGCAGCAACAGAATTTCCAATTGTAAATGGTCAATTACCTAATACAGATGTTTACGGTTCTAATGGAACTACATTAATTTCTAGAAGAACAAATCACGGTTCATTTGGAGAAGGTTTCCGTTCAGGATTAACTGCAGGTTACCGTTTTACAACTCGATTAGGAGTTGAGATGGGAATTAACTATTATTCTAGTGCTGATAAATTAATGGTTGAAACTACAAATCGTTTAGTTGCTACTACTCCAGCAAATATTTTCGTAACTGGTGATGCTGTAGGGAAAATAAGAGCTTGGGATTTATCTCCTTCATTAGTATTATTTTTAGGAGAGGCTAAAGGGTTTGAGCCGTATACAAAAGTAGGAGTTATTGTTCCTATTCATGGTGATTTAACTATTGAGACAAATCGCGAGTATTATGCCGCAACACCAAATGGGCCATCAACAGTAGCAAAAACATATTCAGAAGATGTTGTAAAACCTAATCCAACAATTGGTTTTATGGCGGCAGTAGGAACTTCTTATAAAATAGGTAAAAAAATAGCTTTATTTGCTGAGATTGAATACAGAAATTTTACTGTTCATGGTAAAACTAAAGAAACAACTGTATTTACTGAAAATGGAGTTGACAAATTACATACACCTACTACTTTTAGACAAGATGCTTCTTATTCTGCAATCCACACTAATTATGTAAGTCAATTGACTACAAGTTCTAATAGCAAAGTAACTAATGCTGCAGGCTTTGATGATACAAGAGCTACAGATGATATTAGTTCGTTTGTTGGAATTTCAGGTATTGGTTTAACATTTGGTTTAAAATACAGTCTGTAATTTTATTCCATATTATAGTTTACAAAAAGAGGATATTCGAAAGAATATCCTCTTTTTTGTTTGAATTCTGAATTTTCGCATAGCTTGTCATTCCGAGGAACGAGGAATCTCCGCAAGTAGCTCGACAAAGATTGACG
This portion of the Flavobacterium panacagri genome encodes:
- a CDS encoding outer membrane beta-barrel protein; this translates as MKKNLFLLGLLVCSMTMMAQTEKADKPESWYFKLGGSYFIQTAATEFPIVNGQLPNTDVYGSNGTTLISRRTNHGSFGEGFRSGLTAGYRFTTRLGVEMGINYYSSADKLMVETTNRLVATTPANIFVTGDAVGKIRAWDLSPSLVLFLGEAKGFEPYTKVGVIVPIHGDLTIETNREYYAATPNGPSTVAKTYSEDVVKPNPTIGFMAAVGTSYKIGKKIALFAEIEYRNFTVHGKTKETTVFTENGVDKLHTPTTFRQDASYSAIHTNYVSQLTTSSNSKVTNAAGFDDTRATDDISSFVGISGIGLTFGLKYSL